A single genomic interval of Polaribacter vadi harbors:
- a CDS encoding YkgJ family cysteine cluster protein, with translation MEKRLEQLPKLAEESLKENRKYFANLKKRTPKNLDYVMQELHDAEFAKTDCLDCGNCCKTTSPIFTDKDTERISKHFKMKVIDFTNTYLQRDEDNFMVLKSSPCSFLDESDNTCSIYDVRPKACAEYPHTNRRKFIGITDLTIENTFICPATHRIVENLKKVLPLVSKVKKRRS, from the coding sequence ATGGAAAAACGTTTAGAGCAATTACCAAAATTAGCAGAAGAAAGCCTGAAAGAAAATAGAAAATATTTTGCTAATTTAAAGAAAAGAACTCCCAAAAATTTGGATTATGTGATGCAAGAGTTGCATGATGCTGAATTTGCAAAAACAGATTGTTTAGACTGTGGAAATTGCTGTAAAACTACAAGCCCAATTTTTACTGATAAAGATACTGAGCGTATTTCGAAACATTTTAAAATGAAAGTTATCGATTTTACAAACACTTATTTGCAAAGAGATGAAGATAATTTTATGGTTTTAAAATCGTCTCCTTGTTCTTTTTTAGATGAATCTGATAATACCTGTTCTATTTACGATGTTCGTCCAAAAGCGTGTGCAGAATATCCACATACAAATCGTAGAAAATTTATCGGAATTACAGATTTAACAATTGAAAACACATTTATTTGTCCTGCAACCCATAGAATTGTAGAAAATCTTAAAAAAGTATTGCCTTTAGTATCTAAAGTAAAAAAGAGAAGAAGTTAA
- the recN gene encoding DNA repair protein RecN, whose product MLTQLSINNYALINQLTIDFSSGLSIITGETGAGKSILLGALGLVLGNRADLSSLKDTSKKCVVEAKVAIATYNLKDFFEEVDLDYEELTIIRREILPSGKSRAFVNDTPVKLSVLNELREKLIDVHSQHQTMELSDNSFQFSIVDALAKNQDKIDSYKRGFVKLNQLKKELQGLETIQKEENQQYDYNLHLFNELEEAKIKVDEQEELEDKLEKLNNIEDIKLNLSEALEISANDEIGLQNLLNSLENRLSKIASFSKEYQELSSRITSVKIEVDDIVSELEDANENVEFNPNEIEEINDRLQLLYNLQKKHYASNNEGLLKVFEELSEKVSQVENAEETINNKKKEIDDVAEKLDKVATLITKSRADAIPSLKKELEFLLADLGMENARFSIKIKPTKNYFANGKDELEFLFSANKGGNFGELKKVASGGELSRIMLSVKTVLSANTQLPTIIFDEIDTGVSGEVSNKIAAIMQQMSKNMQVIAITHLPQIASKGKNHYKVYKEEIKGVTTTNLKQLSTEERIKEIAEMLSGKDISDSALTHAKELLN is encoded by the coding sequence TTGCTTACACAATTATCCATAAATAACTACGCTTTAATCAATCAATTAACCATTGATTTTTCTTCTGGTTTATCCATCATTACTGGTGAAACTGGTGCAGGAAAATCTATTTTATTAGGTGCTTTAGGATTGGTTTTAGGGAATAGAGCAGATTTATCTTCTTTAAAAGACACCTCTAAAAAATGTGTTGTAGAAGCTAAAGTGGCAATTGCTACTTATAATTTAAAAGATTTTTTTGAAGAAGTTGATTTAGATTATGAAGAATTAACAATCATTAGAAGAGAAATTTTACCCTCTGGAAAATCGCGTGCTTTTGTAAACGATACTCCTGTAAAATTATCGGTTTTAAATGAATTGAGAGAAAAATTAATTGATGTACATTCTCAGCATCAAACCATGGAATTGTCTGACAATAGTTTTCAATTTTCGATTGTAGATGCCTTAGCAAAAAATCAAGATAAAATAGATTCTTATAAAAGAGGATTTGTAAAATTGAATCAGCTTAAAAAAGAATTACAAGGTTTAGAGACGATTCAAAAAGAAGAAAATCAGCAATATGACTACAATTTGCATCTTTTTAATGAATTAGAAGAAGCAAAAATTAAAGTTGATGAGCAAGAAGAATTAGAAGACAAATTAGAAAAGCTCAATAATATTGAGGATATAAAATTAAATTTATCTGAAGCGTTAGAAATTTCTGCTAACGATGAAATTGGACTTCAAAACTTATTAAATTCTTTAGAAAATCGTTTGTCTAAAATCGCTTCTTTTTCTAAAGAATATCAAGAATTATCATCAAGAATTACATCCGTTAAAATAGAGGTTGATGACATTGTTTCAGAATTAGAAGACGCGAATGAAAATGTGGAATTCAATCCTAATGAAATAGAAGAAATTAATGATAGATTGCAGTTGCTTTATAATTTGCAAAAAAAACATTATGCTTCTAATAATGAAGGTTTACTAAAAGTTTTCGAAGAATTATCAGAAAAAGTAAGTCAGGTTGAAAACGCAGAAGAAACCATCAACAATAAGAAAAAAGAGATTGATGATGTTGCTGAAAAATTAGACAAAGTTGCAACGTTAATTACAAAAAGTAGAGCTGATGCAATACCTAGTCTTAAAAAAGAATTAGAGTTTTTATTGGCAGATTTAGGAATGGAAAATGCTCGTTTTTCAATCAAAATAAAACCAACTAAAAACTATTTTGCAAACGGAAAAGACGAATTAGAGTTTTTATTTTCTGCAAACAAAGGTGGTAATTTTGGCGAATTGAAAAAAGTAGCTTCTGGTGGAGAATTGTCTAGAATAATGCTTTCAGTAAAAACGGTTTTATCTGCAAATACACAATTACCAACCATCATTTTCGATGAAATTGATACTGGAGTTTCTGGAGAAGTTTCCAATAAAATTGCTGCAATTATGCAACAAATGAGTAAAAATATGCAAGTAATTGCCATTACTCATTTACCACAAATAGCATCGAAAGGAAAAAACCACTACAAGGTGTATAAAGAGGAAATAAAAGGAGTTACTACAACCAATTTAAAGCAATTGTCTACTGAAGAAAGAATCAAAGAAATTGCAGAAATGTTAAGTGGTAAAGATATTTCAGATTCTGCTTTAACACATGCTAAAGAGCTTTTGAATTAA